In one Massilia endophytica genomic region, the following are encoded:
- a CDS encoding alpha/beta fold hydrolase, giving the protein MQLDQHTYCYTGGKPFDASLPAVVFIHGAQNDHSVWALQSRYLAHHGFGVLAVDLPGHGRSRGAALDTVEAMADWLLGVLDAAGVAKAALAGHSMGSLIALEAAFRAPDRVSKLALLGTTWPMKVSGALLDAALNDEPSAIRMVNAWSHSSIAHKPSSPGPGFSVLGGSQRLMERMSALNPDRLFHRDFTACNAYANGDAAARSVQCPTLFILGSKDMMTPPKAARGLMEAIPHARQVTVDAGHQMMAEQPDAVLDALAAFLR; this is encoded by the coding sequence ATGCAGCTCGACCAGCATACCTACTGCTACACGGGCGGCAAGCCCTTCGACGCCTCCCTGCCTGCGGTGGTCTTCATCCACGGCGCGCAGAACGACCATTCCGTGTGGGCCCTGCAGTCCCGCTATCTGGCGCACCACGGCTTCGGCGTGCTGGCGGTGGACCTGCCGGGACACGGCCGCAGCAGGGGCGCGGCGCTGGACACGGTGGAGGCAATGGCCGATTGGCTGCTTGGCGTTCTCGATGCGGCAGGCGTGGCGAAAGCCGCGCTGGCGGGCCACAGCATGGGTTCATTGATTGCACTGGAAGCGGCCTTCCGCGCACCGGACCGCGTGAGCAAGCTGGCGCTGCTCGGCACGACATGGCCGATGAAAGTGTCCGGCGCGCTGCTGGATGCTGCGCTGAACGACGAGCCATCCGCCATCCGCATGGTCAACGCCTGGTCGCATTCGAGCATTGCGCACAAGCCTTCGTCGCCGGGTCCGGGGTTCTCGGTGCTGGGCGGATCGCAGCGGCTCATGGAGCGCATGTCCGCGCTGAATCCCGACCGGCTCTTCCACCGCGATTTCACAGCCTGCAATGCTTACGCCAACGGCGATGCGGCGGCGCGTTCGGTACAGTGCCCCACCCTCTTCATCCTGGGCAGCAAGGACATGATGACGCCGCCCAAAGCGGCACGGGGACTGATGGAGGCCATACCGCATGCGCGGCAGGTGACCGTGGATGCCGGCCACCAGATGATGGCCGAGCAGCCGGACGCAGTGCTGGACGCCCTGGCAGCCTTCCTGCGCTAA